ACCTAAGCTTAATAGTTTTGAGTCTTCCttgtataaatatttgtttttatgttaaCGACACAACATGGCaacatctttttatttatttattaatgttTTAGTAGCACcttatctaaaacatttttttctataCAAATTATTATGGACGGcccaataaaaaaatatttatatacattaatcATAAATACATGTCAACCATCAAATAAAAGTGCTAAATTTACCAACACAACTAAATGAGTGTTCGTATCTACAGAAAGCTAGAACTAGCAACGCACCTTTGGGGCTGACTCGGGGCGGGGTGTAGAAGTCAAAGGGCACATCTCTGTCTGCAAGCCTGTTCGATGAGTGGTCGACGGTCTCTACTGATTCCTCCAGACCATCTCTTGTTCGCTCTCTGCTCTTTTCATGGGTAAAGCTCTCTGCACGAATAGTTTCTGATGAGATCGAACATTTTGTTTCTTCTTTGCCCAGAGCAGAAGAATCCAGCCTTTTAGCGCGCTCTATAAACAGCATACAGTCACACATCGTGATATGCTCTACGGATAGCATGCTGTCATCTATTGTAGTACGCTCTATGAATAGCATGCAGTCACACATTGCGATTTGCTCTATGAATAGCATGCAGTCAAATATTGTCTCATTAACGCAAAGGTACTTTTAAACTCACCAACTCACAAGAAGCTGACAGTAACAATCAAACTACAACATCTTCAactaatttaaaagttaatataAAGTTTCAAATACTCATCCATAACTAAGCAGATGTCAGCCAGGTTAACAGAATGTGTCCTTAAATCATAAAAAGTAGAGACTCACCATCACGGCGAGCTTGAATCTGGTCACGGAGCTCTTCTCCCCTCAGCAGTGCTTTTTCCGCTCTCCCAATAGCAGAGTTAGCACGGGGAGCGACAATGCTGTCAAAGGATTTGCCATTCGATGTCTTTGTACCTAATGACAGCCAGAGAGACTGTACAGCAGGCCTGGCAGTGAGTGATAAAGTGGACACGCCatatcaaactttaaaaaaaaactgctaGTCAGCAAGCTTACAGATATTTACCCGCTTCATTACtcattattatttgtttttactattatttacaaacatgaaaaaaaaaGAATCTCGGTTTAAAAACAAACAACGTATTAAACTGACCATAAATTCCTGGAGTAGATTTTTTAGTCTCCTTTCTCGTGCCAAAGGCTTCTTTGGGCAGAAGGGGAGGCTGTGCATCGTCTGACTCAGGGTGCGAGCTTTCAACAGTCGTTGCCGACTCTAAACTGGTGATTGAGTGACTCCTAGAGTGTATTAgaaaagcatttttttaaaaactttgctaAAAAGAATAGAGCAAAACAAAACGACAATAGTTCATGACATAACACTAACAAGTAAGATACATCTGGGAAAGTTATTCTTCCGCAGTGGGAATGAATCAAGTAATGATATGAAAGTATTCAAGAAATGAATCctaagtaaaaaattaaaattatcaaTAAAGAATAAATTACTTAATAAACTCGCTTTCTAAAATGTAGCTTTTGCAAGCAAGAAATTACCTACCTCCCTTTCGATTTCCTGCATTGTGTAATGTCCTCTGGAGGACTCCTACCAGCTTCTGTAATCTCTAATGGTAGTGGCTCAGGAATGTTCTCTAACCCTGCAGCTCGGCTATACAATGTAACCGGACATACTCACATACTCTTACAGACGATAGTTCTAAAGGCTGAAAAAACTCAGTACAAGTACTTCTAGCAATGCTACTTTTGCTGCCATACCGTAACCGTGATGAGATTGGTCGCCTGTAATGTGATATCTGAATGAGGTAAATGGAAACAACAAGTAAGACCTTTGCTATATCTGTTTGGATACTATCAATACAATCACTGGTGTCATCACAAAGACACAGAAAATTAAAGGCAAAAAATTACATTAATTATAAATTATCTGACATCACAAGGATTCCACTTCAAGCCAATGAATGCCAAATCTTACGCTGACAGAAAGAAATGTGGTGACCTACACAGCAAAATAATGGTTAACAGACATGAAGTGCTAAAAGTAATGCTTGGTAAGCTGCAGACTAAGCTCAGAGCGCATTAAAACAAGGAATGGAAATGTTCCCCGACTGACTAGGTAGAATATCATGGGTGTTAGTGATGTCCGGTCaccaataaaaacataaaaatgtactCTTTTTATGTTTGGAGTCTCTGACAGCATCCCAAAAGCTCAGACAAATACCAGTGCAATCACATCCTATGAATAACTGAAGCataaattttcatattttcagTATTACCGCCATACAATACTTTTGACAGCTGTGGAAGTtggataaaaatattaaatatgcaAGCTATGATTAGCAAGTCACAACACTATAGACAAATTGCAATTTATAGTGTTTTACCTACCGGACTAATCAACACAAAAATCATGACAATATAGAAACATGCGAGTTGTAAACACATGTATAATCTTATTAGTGCTATAAAACTCTGGATCTTAACCGCAGTATGACTACCAGAGCTTCATAGAAAGTACTAAAATATAGCCTTAGCTCCAACCACTTCTTCAAAGGCAACGGGAGAATAAAACATTGAGAGAATAGTCCATAAAGTCGAACCAAAGGCAATTTCTAATTTGATTGATTTACCACATCCATTTATACGTGTACATACATGTCAACAAGGGGTTATGCCTTTAGCAGTGCACACAATTGCCTCACAGCAACAACCTGATTACAAACTGCTAAAAGACATGACTGCGAACACCAAGAGCTTGGATTTTTACTTTCCACCTATGACCGGAGTTATCTACTCACTTTCAACCTATGACCGGAGTTGCCAATTCGCTTTTAACCTATTACTAGAGTTGCCAACTTATTTTCAACCATGACCAAAGTTGCCTATTCATTTTCAACCTATGACTAGAGTTGCCTACTCACTTTTAACCTATGATCAGAGTTGCCTACTCACTTGTAATTCACGACCAGAGCTGCCTACTCATTTTCAACCTATGACCAGAGTTGCCTACTCATTTTCAACCTATGACTAGAGTTGCCTACTTACTTTTAACCTATGACCAGAGCTGCCTACTCACTTTTAACCTATGACCAGAGTTGTTTACTTGTTTTCAACCTATGACCAAAATCGTTTACTTGTTTTCAGCTTATGACCCTTTTCAGCttattgtttaaaaatgaaatacattTTCCTCCTTTAATTAATGCATAAACCAGACAATTTTAACACTGAGACCTTCCGACTAATAAGATGAGTTGATAGAGCGCCTGACAGATTAACTGCAAGATGCGTGTTTTAGTGTGAAGGAACTTATAAAAGCTTATTTTGTTTGtaattcatctctacacctcaTCTAATTGTTTTTAAGGTGACATCAGCAAGTAATTTGCACGTTTTAAAGCAGAGGAATTAGAATGCTAGCACATATCCATCATTTTCTCTGACTTTTCGGTGATGCTCTGCACTCTGATAAATGCCTTATGACACGCTCATACGGTGGTCATTTCATTCATATTCTATTTTAACTCAGACtatgtatactataaatatttaaaaagctagttttgtaAACACTCTGCCTGCCACcgaaagtatttaaaaaaaaatttatctatTGGGCATCCATTTTATTCTATGATTGACTATAAGGACTGGCCAACTAAATATTAAGATACTGCTAATATTACAAAGGCCAGCAATGTACTTTCATGTAGTTACGTGTGTATGTTTAAAAACCAGGTTAAATTTGGCCAATTTTGTCAACAAATGTAAAACTCGGtctttattgaattttttgtgtgGAGACACCAACTGCTCTGTTACACCACAACCAGACGGAAAAGGCaaatatcagttgatatttaataatatttaggCGTAGAACATCCTCAGCATTCCATTGAATTGTATTTTGTCACAATGCTGtaattaatctaataaacactTTACAAACtatcaattaataataaataacaagtTTATTTCAAGTAGTCCCATAATCACCATCACTACCCCGCCGCTCCTCTGACGCttcatctattatatatatatatatattaatttcaatgtttgtctgtcgtctgtctagttatagcgataaagtttcagcaatgaaaaatcacctTCATAATGATTTTGAACTCACGAAATTTAAGTCGCGAGTCAACTAACCAGCGCGCGTAACCACACGGCTAAGACATTCTTATCACAACCATCACTCTCACTATATATTGTACAGCCTTTTCGCGATTGCACACGCCAAAtgtgactttttattattaatagtatcACTTTTTGCGTTTGTTCTTTTTCTGAATTTTTTAAgctaatttttttaccattacctattttgtctaatttgcaattttcaaatgtgccgtgtcaatttcaaatgtgctgttacaCTCATATTTCCAATTTCCGTAAATCTGTGAAAGCTAAATGCTTTTCATGTGGACCATTGTACGTATTATCTGGAGTAGGAAttgtctctacattctctctccgttcggtcagacaatgtatcagacaaagaaaatcCGGTATCtaatttttacgtttgtacaaGTATCAAGAGGGGCCAGTATTGTCTaccaaaactttaaatacaacgagcttctgctgcaacagtaacctttttatacacacatctCTATTAATTCATTGTTTACTTTTTCTcttatttatttaaactgtacaaaaacacttttctcatgatataaattttaaaagttagaatggtaaatgttgcatatgttaaaaaaaaaagttcttgtgcaaaaattttttattctcCAAGCAACGCAGGGGCATTAATTTAGTATAATGATACATTTTCACAGTTGGCCCTTGATACAAGAAACGTAGTGAGATAAAAATAGATATGAAATTCAGCCAGTTGAACATTAAATTAGCTAATTCATAATCACATATTTCATGGTCAATGACCTGACAATAGCATGCCTGACGAGCCAGTATGTTCATTGTTGAGCCAGCTACTACCACATACACCAAACAGCTGCTGACATAGCCAGTTACTACCACAGACACCAAACAGCTGCTGACGTAAATGAAGGCTGCTGAGCTTGCACCATAACCTACCTAGTTCGATCTTTATAGGAAACGTCTGGTTTGCTTTTAGATCGAAGATAGCTATGGTCTCCTGTGGGACTCCGACTCGGGGAAATGCCGCTGGCAGATACAGAGGAGCGAGTAGAAAGTCGTCTACCAGGAGTTCTCTCATTTGATCTTTGATTCAGTCTCTCCGCAAGCAAGTCCTGAGCTCTGTAACAGATGCTGACCATGATAATATGTTAGCCGAACAAATGTTACGCTAAACAATTGTGCCAAAGCATAATCACATCCAGGGCATTACCCATCGAAAGTGTAAGATGAATGACACAGGTAAAGCAAACCTGTTGAATGCGGTAAACGGTTCTCTCCTGACAGGGGAGATGCTCACGTTGAACGATTCCTCTCTAGCCTTGCTACGACTCACCCGAGGTTGTTCTAGTGAGTAGTCAGGAAGGCCAGTTAAAGGTGAGCGGACATTTGCTTTCTTTATTACATCATTTGAGTCAAAACTGGAACAAGCATAGACACATGCGCTGAAAtcatatgaaaataaatatgaataaagTACTGCAGAGGAAACAAGTTTTACCAAAGTTTGTTCTTTACAAAGAAACACACTTTGTACAACTGACATGGTGTATCgtctatctatataaatctcaaagttggtctGTTGTTccgtttgtccagctatagctattaaaataaagaatccgtatcgcaagAGATTTGATCTCTgaccctcccattcaccagttcAACCCCTTACCAATTAAACCATACAAGCTTCATGGATTTATAaggcaatatatgtcactatgtaGAGGCAAATACTCTGCAGCTCTCCGTTACAGCGCAATGTCACGACGGAGAACTGTAGCGTAATTTTATGCATGCTCAATGgagagagcaagtagttagctatTACtaataagcttactcaaattagtcattggcaatgtgccaggctaatggcaggcaactacattacctctcattgtttatatgctgatttttaatatccgtGCAATGCCAAGCATTCCGCTAGTGTATGTATACTTACAGCATTATTCGAAAGGCTCAATGTTGTTCAAAACTGTGTGCAAAGCTTCTTTGAGCAGCTCCCGTGTAAACAACCATGACAAGCTTTTTAACTAAAACCTCATcgtgaaaatttttttttctcaaacaaTGCCAAGGACATTCAAAATTGCTAATTCAAACTTCACTCTCGGGTCAACACATATATTGGTCGCCCTTGACAGCAACATCCACAGTAGCTCATCAAACAATTTTAAGAATTGAAATAGACTAACATTGATCCATTGAGAGGAGTTACATCCTCATAGCCACAGGTTCGTTTCTCTTCATATTCGGCAGGAGGTACGAAGCTAGGCCGACTCTGAGGAGGAACTTCATTCAGGGCACTCAGCACCATAAACTCTATTCTATCAAGCCGCTTTGCAACAAGACTCTGCGTATCAGCTATAACATAGAATAATCCATAGAGTATAATACTCAGccatagatatagatatatactacTTGTAATACTACAATAGTAGAAGAGTGAAAAAAAGAACTAAAGCTAAGTTTCAGTGAAGCAAAGGCTTGCCATTTATTGACAAAGCAGAGGTACCCGAGTGACAAACAAATAGAGTTGACCAAATCGCTTTAAAACGATTGGCTGAAGCATTTATAAAATAAGCTTTATCGTGTCTTCACTCGAAAGTAAAAATTAACTCTTTGATGAAATGTTAGTTTTATCATTTAGCTATAAAGCGGTATGTAGCTAGAATGCATCATGAAATGCCTGGTATCAGACAAGGAATAAAACCTCTTTTCTCAATGGGTACCCTTCCCTTCTCCCTTATACAATCAACAAACAAACAGCCAAGAAGGTCAACAGAAATGTACCTTGGGAGATGCGAGGTGATGGCACTATGGCTGGCCTGTCATACACAGTCTTGCATACAGGAGACGAAATCTCAGGCCCTCTGGGGGATGTACTCGTATCGACAAGATGTGCCAATTCCTCACTCAACTCTGATGCATTACTCAACTTTGTAGTGTCATTCCTGCACAAATTTTTTGTGATAAACATAATTCACTTTGATAATAAATAAAAGCGTAGTGAATAAAAAAGAGGTTGTACCATAAAAAAGGGGttgtatattataaaaaatgctAATCCTAACGTACTGCAAGTTGTAGTCAATGTAATGCTAGCTGTAGTCAATGTAATGCTGGTTGTAATCAATGTAATGCTAGCTGTAGTCAATGTAATGCTAGTTGTTGTCAATGTTATAAGAAACTGACTTGAATATTATTTAGTTATTACAAGCAATGGTAAGTGACAGTACAGAGTAGCATACATGAGAAACCATGGTAAGTGACAGTACAGAGCAGCATACATGAGAAACCATGGTAAGTGACAGTACAGAGCAGCATACATGAGAAACCATGGTAAGTGACAGTACAGAGCAGCATACATGAGAAACCAGGGTAAGTGACAGTACAGAGCAGCATACATGAGAAACCATGGTAAGTGACAGTACAGAGCAGCATACATTAGAAACCATGGTAAGTGACAGTACAGTGAACAGCGTACTTGCTTTGTCCTCCTGCAAAGGTAGTTGACTTTGGAAACGTTCTGTAGTATTCTTCAGCTGCTTGTTCCAGAACTTCTCGACTCGACTTGTCCATGTACTTTGTATTTATCCCCCCACTGCAGCAAGACAAATAGAAACGACTCAAGTCTACACAAACAATAGTGAACTCATGGATAGTTGCGTCATTCAATAAAACTTGGACCTTCCCAATTGGGCCAATCAAACAACTTTCCTGTTCTAACATATAATTGTGACAGGTGCTGACAGGTATCTTTTGCAGGGCAATATCTAAAGCAACACGCAATAAACCATACCCAATTGCCTTTACAATATAGTTTGACTCAAGTTTGCACTTGGAACTTTTTACTTTCTAAGAAAAAGCTAGAGCACCTTCTCTACTTGTCAGTCAACCAACCTCCAACATATATTTCATCAATGTACAATAGCTCATCTCCAGTATACCACCCACTCACCCATCTGATTGTGCTGATGATAACTCTGAATCCGGCCGAGCACCGGACAGAGACAACGCTGCTCTGTCCGCTGAAGACGACTGTAATGACAAGCCCGAGGGCGACACATAAACTTTAGATCGCTGAGGCGGTGATGGGCGAGAAGTGAACTTTTCAAATGAAGCGCTGTTAGGTGACATGTATTTATCCAAGTACGAGTGATCTTCGGCAGCATGCTCAATGGAGGGCTGCTGTTTCGGACTAAGACCGGTTCGCAAAGCCTCTGTCGACTGATTGAGTACGTGAGTCACTCGTTTATCTAGCTCATCCTGCGTCAAACTTGAATCGGTCGACATCCTTGATTTAACGTCCACACCGTCTCGAGGACTCGAGGTTGCCGACGGGTCTGACGACTCATTGCTAGACGTAGCAAAGGTGTGTTTTGTGATGGGTGGAGCTCCTGTCTGGTTTAATATGTCTGATACTCTTTGAGCGAGGTCGGGTGAAAGCAATAGATGCGCAGAGTTATTCGCAGACTGCTGGCAATTGGTCCTCTCATAGGGAAGAGTTTCGTACTCCGTTACAGAGCTTAGCTGACTCTGCAGATCTCTTGGACTTTCGTGGGATTTAGAACAGCTTCTTTCTCTCGGACTCGACTTGCTGCTATCTGGTGACTGTAACACTTGCCCTGACCTGCCACTCATGTCAAGCAGAGGTGACAGGTGCTTTTTGTGTCCAAAGACTCCTGAAGCTATCGAGTAGTAGGCAGTGGTGGATCCAACGGAAGAAGAACCTGCATCGATGTGATGATTATAAGGATGTACAATAAATGATCATTTAGAATTAATATACGTGTATAGTGAAGTGAATGATATTTATGTGTTTCAAAGTTATAAAACTGGCTTATTCTGAGCTAACTTTGACGCGTTTCTATATAGATGCTAAACTAGACATCATTTGGACATCCCGGCCGTTGAAAGGATTTGTATAGCAACGCATATGAGGCAAATGTTGGTCAcacaaacatttaaaatattacaCCAATTTTGTATATAGACATTGAGAGTTTAATTCTTTGAAGAAATTAAAATGCACATAATATTACATAAGTTGTTGATATTTATGTTTTGGCATTCCTGACTTAGAAATTGCTTCTTGCAAGCGTAAACTGCCTGGTTGCATGAACGCTATGTACTTGTCTGCATCTGATTAATTACACGCTCTCTGGAGGACCAATGAAAATGCAAAGGAACCATTTAATCCAGCCAGGTTTAATTTTCTGTTTAGTGCGTATAAACGCTAGTTTAGATTGAGTTGAAAAATTGTAAagaatttttattcaaaatcaAACAGattttaatcaacaaaaatatttcgaaaatTAGTGAACAGCAACTTCATGCATAAACTCTGAAATTGTGCCGTATGAAACGATTTATCTATCAGAGAGTCGAGTAAATCAATAACCGCATtactataaataaaagaaaaaattgtgCGAAAAAGAGCCTTTTTGTAATTATAACAAACGAGTAATTATACATAAAGAGCGACGAACTTAAAGACCTTCCTCTAAATAATCTTTACGAACGGACTGACAGTGTACCTCTATGAAGGTTACCTCTATGAACAGGTACCTTTACAAAGAAGTACTTGATGGTTGGTGATTACAGCGGCATGTGTCACATGAAAACAAGCAAGTTTCGATTGCAATTAAAAAGTCAGCAACCTGTACTCTAGGAATATCTGTTGTAAGGCTGTCTAGTCACTTGTAGATTGACTACTACGTATTGCAAAAATATTCCCGAGGTTATTAAAACTGAAAATAGGTATACGACTTCACAAAACAATCTAAATGAGCCTTACTAGCTAGACGGTTAATAGCTGAATAAAATTACAGCAACTAAGAGACAGCATACCATCTGAACGCTGCTTGCCAGGGTTGCTAACACTGCTTTTGTCATCCACACCAGAACTGAAACTACCAAGAGAATTCTTCCTCGCACTGATCACCTCCTCATGCACTGTATCTTGCATATTATCACAGATCATGGTGGTTAGGGGACCGCTCTCATCAGAGCTAGAATGAACTTCACTCGCCGCTTTCCTTGTTGCTTCCAGTCCAAAACCAGCATCATCCAGCATTTTTTGCCTGGTGTTAGGAGACACATAGCCTGGAACATCCTGCAAAAAAGAGCAGGTAAGCAAGAATGGTCACAAACACTAGCTTtatatcaaatacatgtattgccCTTACAAATGCTAACTGTCTAATGAAATTATATCAAGCTGAAACACTGAAACCATGAAAAATTATGATCACACAGAACCAATATGCCCGAGCACATAGACATGTTGATAGATAGCACATACACATATAGAGAGATAGCACATAGACATGTAGATGCAATTGAAAATTGGCTGATTCAGTATTACCATCAATTACTCATCTTTGGTTTTACCATCGTATGATATATTCACCATAGTATGATATATTCACCATAGTACGATATATTCACCATAGTACGATATATTCaccatattatgatatattcaccatattatgatatattcaccatattatgatatattcaccatattatgatatattcacCATAGTACGATATATTCACCATAGTACGATATATTCaccatattatgatatattcacCATAGTATGATATAATCaccatattatgatatattcacCATAGTATGATATATTCACTATAGTATGATATATTCaccatattatgatatattcacCATAGTATGATATATTCaccatattatgatatattcaccatattatgatatattcaccatattatgatatattcaccatattatgatatattcaccatattatgatatattcaccatattatgatatattcaccatattatgatatattcaccatattatgatatattcaccatattatgatatattcaccatattatgatatattcaccatattatgatatatttactatagtatgatatattcaccatattatgatatattcacTATAGTATGATATATTCaccatattatgatatattcaccatattatgatatattcacCATAGTATGATATATTCaccatattatgatatattcaccatattatgatatattcaccatattatgatatattcaccatattatgatatattcaccatattatgatatattcacCATAGTATGATATATTCaccatattatgatatattcaccatattatgatatattcaccatattatgatatattcaccatattatgatatattcacCATAGTATGATATATTCaccatattatgatatattcacCATAGTATGATATATTTACCATATTATGATTTAACTTTCAATACCTACATTTATAAACATAGTCAAAGGTCACACCCTGGCTCCAAGTacgaatataaaaaatatttcctgTACACACAGCTGCAAGCATTGGGAGAGGTCAAGGTCTTTTTTGTACAGTCTCATTTCAGTTAGACATTTAAAAGATTTCTTTTGCACTGGTTTGGCGGTTAATTATGGTTGACTGCTTATAGGGCCTGTCTGAGAACATCTTATTATCTTTGAATGAGAAGGTACTTGGAGCTATTAATGCAAGTAGACGGTCAAACAGATTGTTGCTGGCCAACCTTTTACTCCGCGTTAGACTGAATATTACTATAAGAAAAAAATGGAGAAAAACTCTCATCGAACTGGACTACCACATTTCTGTACCGATAACTTATTCCTTATGGATTGGAAATCTACAAAATGTCCACATTTGATCATCACCAGTTATGAAATTGAGCATTTAATTTTCATTGTTTACCTTAGTATATATGCTCTTGATCAAAAGTTACTACTGGATAaaatagatgacagaactgatGAGCGAATGATGACATATGATTAAAAAGAGTGCAAAGCAGAGTCATACGGATTAGGAAGCAGCTGAAACTGCTGATGGTAACCTTATGACATCACCTAAAATGAGCAACTCTGCTACCGCTGACAGCGCTATACAAAGGGCATCAGTGCCCAAATCACCCGCCAAGCCCCAACCAACACCTCGAAGCAAATAATGGTCAATATAAAAAAGGGGTGCCATCTGAAGCACACTTTCATCTGCAAGCTGAACGCATAAGCCTGGCAATTACTCACCCGACTTGCATCCTAGGTGAAGAAATAATCAGCACTTGATCACTAGTTGAGACATGAATCACCTCAG
The genomic region above belongs to Watersipora subatra chromosome 1, tzWatSuba1.1, whole genome shotgun sequence and contains:
- the LOC137385483 gene encoding serine/arginine repetitive matrix protein 2-like, whose translation is MDSESDVTGVGTHQALIFTEYGADLQQLANSFSSDVINEAISEIVAEEDVKDADEGKWYRQRLELTPTLETEERMRSDSKSSMSKSTSSSTLSQRESSGSLEKVSPIHSSRSVSQYISRESSNKYADEPETSSLLKDVPGYVSPNTRQKMLDDAGFGLEATRKAASEVHSSSDESGPLTTMICDNMQDTVHEEVISARKNSLGSFSSGVDDKSSVSNPGKQRSDGSSSVGSTTAYYSIASGVFGHKKHLSPLLDMSGRSGQVLQSPDSSKSSPRERSCSKSHESPRDLQSQLSSVTEYETLPYERTNCQQSANNSAHLLLSPDLAQRVSDILNQTGAPPITKHTFATSSNESSDPSATSSPRDGVDVKSRMSTDSSLTQDELDKRVTHVLNQSTEALRTGLSPKQQPSIEHAAEDHSYLDKYMSPNSASFEKFTSRPSPPQRSKVYVSPSGLSLQSSSADRAALSLSGARPDSELSSAQSDGGGINTKYMDKSSREVLEQAAEEYYRTFPKSTTFAGGQSKNDTTKLSNASELSEELAHLVDTSTSPRGPEISSPVCKTVYDRPAIVPSPRISQADTQSLVAKRLDRIEFMVLSALNEVPPQSRPSFVPPAEYEEKRTCGYEDVTPLNGSIFDSNDVIKKANVRSPLTGLPDYSLEQPRVSRSKAREESFNVSISPVRREPFTAFNRAQDLLAERLNQRSNERTPGRRLSTRSSVSASGISPSRSPTGDHSYLRSKSKPDVSYKDRTSRAAGLENIPEPLPLEITEAGRSPPEDITQCRKSKGRSHSITSLESATTVESSHPESDDAQPPLLPKEAFGTRKETKKSTPGIYGTKTSNGKSFDSIVAPRANSAIGRAEKALLRGEELRDQIQARRDERAKRLDSSALGKEETKCSISSETIRAESFTHEKSRERTRDGLEESVETVDHSSNRLADRDVPFDFYTPPRVSPKESRWQRGSSAAAQDDRKAEYSRKASRLPEACEEKEVLIQERTERVRGSSPLERSPPRVSLTRSRSVSPKSSPASSPTRHSPQLDSSRAKASIRRESPQYQPGRRGERRVRPLERVDDQLSGSLRSKLSHAVNDRLTTYHILREELLRAEDEVKGRDLNLAWQRISKRKPTAASELDESCTTATSTVSSEMFDEQRMAKLKSLLKNPLGHLVSKAKEDSSGWRANKKLSSVAAKAGSTAKTDSTKYNKLMLKIQEQREQTSESNLSISTTTLNSSDETFCSRCDAKRSMKRAKKLKEQKSQGSADGKSDSCSTRPVTPTGLPIPTIKSCSREVINSGQAGPLKGLKETRLKDVGVMFPSPDPPNVVKRGKQKRNKELPRKQCLETPAVKEGITWFNNEKRDCDKRENAFQKARSLERGQDGLVWFVPFNNPRPWSKSPKERHALAVSAEPWPAGNRAVQTASQKRDVMEICDTFDKATGRTGYVPTLQEAFRERNHKFISHSRERQRLINLRAEERQITKVHDEQRARLFDIQPQNYRSATHKKQDSASCPRRAIPKEEMYDRTDRNYRVLPEVRNRVKEGVIQRERTAYRLKAKIFNKKVQRHVLERARLTNLVGQRKSAQMRS